A single window of Modestobacter italicus DNA harbors:
- a CDS encoding Asp23/Gls24 family envelope stress response protein: MTQSSGTSSSSAVATASPSTLQSTQGTTTIAQDVVQKIAGLAAREVSGVYALGGGAARTLGALRERIPGAQQSIGQGVSVEVGEKQAAVDLDIVTEYGAPIADVARSVRRNVISSVEGMTGLQVTEVNISVNDIHLPTDDEGQQEPARVR, translated from the coding sequence ATGACCCAGTCCTCCGGCACCTCGTCCTCCAGCGCCGTCGCCACGGCCTCCCCCTCGACGCTGCAGAGCACCCAGGGCACCACCACGATCGCCCAGGACGTCGTCCAGAAGATCGCCGGCCTCGCCGCGCGCGAGGTGTCCGGTGTGTACGCCCTCGGTGGCGGCGCTGCCCGCACCCTGGGCGCCCTGCGCGAGCGCATCCCGGGTGCCCAGCAGTCCATCGGCCAGGGCGTCTCGGTCGAGGTCGGCGAGAAGCAGGCTGCCGTCGACCTGGACATCGTCACCGAGTACGGCGCGCCGATCGCCGACGTGGCCCGCTCGGTGCGGCGCAACGTGATCTCCTCGGTCGAGGGGATGACCGGCCTGCAGGTCACCGAGGTCAACATCTCGGTCAACGACATCCACCTGCCCACCGACGACGAGGGCCAGCAGGAGCCTGCGCGCGTCCGATGA
- a CDS encoding RNA polymerase sigma factor, whose protein sequence is MTPPAGGPDPLEVHRVELARRGDEDAFAALVRSHQDQLYRVALRMTGSPSDAQDVVQETLLQAWEHLPAFRGESGFSTWVTRILINRCRNLHRARRPVGPLPEGDQPAPGMPHSPAADTLAVTAQSRDAVRRALLALPLDQRAPLVLTTFAGYTFAETGRILGIGESAAKVRAHRARRALATTLQEWR, encoded by the coding sequence GTGACGCCTCCAGCAGGAGGTCCCGACCCGCTGGAGGTCCACCGGGTGGAGCTGGCCAGACGTGGTGACGAGGACGCCTTCGCCGCACTCGTCCGCAGCCACCAGGACCAGCTCTACCGGGTCGCGCTGCGCATGACCGGCAGCCCCTCCGATGCCCAGGACGTGGTCCAGGAGACGTTGCTGCAGGCCTGGGAGCACCTGCCGGCCTTCCGCGGCGAGTCGGGGTTCTCCACGTGGGTGACCCGCATCCTGATCAACCGGTGCCGCAACCTGCACCGCGCCCGCCGTCCGGTCGGCCCGCTGCCGGAGGGGGACCAGCCCGCTCCGGGCATGCCGCACTCCCCCGCCGCGGACACCCTCGCCGTCACCGCCCAGAGCCGGGACGCCGTCCGCCGTGCGCTGCTGGCTCTGCCGCTTGACCAGCGCGCGCCGCTGGTGCTCACGACCTTCGCGGGATACACCTTCGCCGAGACAGGGCGCATCCTCGGCATCGGTGAGAGTGCGGCCAAGGTCCGCGCCCACCGGGCTCGGCGGGCCCTGGCCACGACCCTACAGGAGTGGAGGTGA
- a CDS encoding Asp23/Gls24 family envelope stress response protein, producing the protein MTDHDDRHGDRLPCGVRADDLLQQVIDGTPPRDPVHQASCPHCRATLTHLSELWAPVLDLAHEDVRAPAGLLQAVMSEIRELARSGWSAVLRDDAGQTRIAARVVGAVARLAAESVPHVTLALGGGRVATGSGEESDPAAVAGSEDATDVGLAGDRVVIDVQIAVDLGVSIPRVAQQVRDRIADHLRVHTGLRTTEVNVTVVDVRS; encoded by the coding sequence ATGACCGACCACGACGACCGGCACGGCGATCGCCTCCCCTGCGGGGTGCGGGCCGATGACCTCCTGCAGCAGGTCATCGACGGCACCCCGCCCCGCGACCCGGTGCACCAGGCCTCCTGCCCGCACTGCCGAGCGACACTCACCCACCTCAGCGAGCTGTGGGCACCGGTGCTCGACCTGGCCCACGAGGACGTGCGCGCCCCCGCCGGACTGCTGCAGGCCGTGATGTCCGAGATCCGGGAGCTCGCCCGTTCCGGGTGGTCGGCTGTCCTGCGCGACGACGCAGGGCAGACCCGGATCGCCGCCCGGGTCGTCGGCGCGGTCGCCCGCCTGGCCGCGGAATCCGTACCGCACGTGACCCTCGCCCTCGGCGGTGGCCGCGTCGCCACCGGCTCCGGTGAGGAGAGCGATCCGGCGGCGGTCGCTGGCTCCGAGGACGCCACGGACGTCGGCCTGGCCGGCGACCGCGTCGTCATCGACGTCCAGATCGCCGTCGACCTAGGCGTGTCGATCCCGCGGGTGGCACAGCAGGTCCGCGACCGGATCGCCGATCACCTGCGGGTGCACACCGGTCTGCGGACCACCGAGGTCAACGTCACCGTAGTCGACGTCCGGTCCTAG
- a CDS encoding IS3 family transposase, whose product MLGVETLVDHGPQEAARRGQEPWTGGPRRPRAAEVHRAGPPDRVWLTDITEHPTSEGRLYCCAIKDLLSNRIVGYAIDERMTAHLAVTALRTAVARRRPAGVVVVHSDRGSQFRARSFRAVLTAAGLQGSMGWVASPGDNAAMESWHALLYKDVLDRRRWRTRDKLHQAIVFWTEHTYNRRRRQRALGKPTPVEFELAFTAQAGIAA is encoded by the coding sequence GTGCTCGGAGTAGAAACTTTGGTCGACCACGGTCCGCAAGAGGCGGCGAGGCGCGGGCAAGAGCCCTGGACCGGCGGTCCACGACGACCACGGGCGGCGGAGGTTCACCGCGCTGGCCCCCCCGACCGGGTGTGGCTGACCGACATCACCGAGCACCCCACCAGTGAGGGCAGGCTCTACTGCTGCGCGATCAAGGACCTGTTGAGCAACCGCATCGTCGGCTATGCCATCGATGAACGGATGACCGCGCACCTGGCCGTCACAGCCCTGCGCACCGCCGTGGCCCGACGCCGGCCCGCTGGCGTGGTGGTGGTTCACAGCGACCGCGGGTCGCAATTCCGAGCACGATCATTTCGCGCCGTTCTGACCGCCGCCGGGTTGCAGGGCTCGATGGGATGGGTCGCCTCCCCAGGCGACAACGCCGCGATGGAGTCCTGGCATGCACTGTTGTATAAGGACGTCCTGGACCGCCGGCGCTGGCGCACCCGCGACAAACTGCACCAGGCGATCGTGTTCTGGACCGAGCACACCTACAACCGCCGCCGCCGGCAACGCGCCCTCGGCAAGCCCACCCCCGTCGAGTTCGAACTTGCCTTCACCGCTCAAGCCGGGATCGCTGCATGA
- a CDS encoding transposase has translation MPKKFPPEFERDMVRVARRGGVTHAEVAHNSDISVESVRRWARQVDVDDGVIKGQTSTEQSEPVQFAPPDAQVGDGERDPAPRGGLLRPELTPQMSYPLVRDLAAEGIPVRLTCGVLGHSPPAYYAWTAAPITRRDLADAYLANALGDAHGDDPEFGYRFLADELKHADHLAGERRIWRLCSE, from the coding sequence GTGCCGAAGAAGTTCCCACCTGAGTTCGAGCGTGACATGGTCCGGGTCGCCCGCCGGGGCGGGGTGACCCACGCTGAGGTCGCCCACAACTCGGACATCTCGGTGGAGTCGGTGCGCCGCTGGGCTCGCCAGGTCGACGTCGATGACGGCGTCATCAAGGGGCAGACGAGCACCGAACAGTCCGAGCCGGTCCAGTTTGCGCCGCCAGATGCGCAGGTTGGAGATGGAGAACGCGATCCTGCGCCGCGCGGCGGCCTACTTCGCCCAGAGCTCACTCCCCAAATGAGCTACCCGCTGGTCCGTGACCTGGCCGCCGAGGGCATCCCGGTGCGGCTGACCTGCGGGGTGCTGGGCCACTCGCCCCCGGCCTACTACGCCTGGACTGCCGCCCCGATCACCCGGCGCGATCTCGCCGACGCCTACCTCGCCAACGCCCTCGGCGACGCCCACGGCGATGACCCGGAGTTCGGCTACCGGTTCCTCGCCGACGAGCTCAAGCATGCCGACCATCTGGCTGGTGAGCGGCGCATCTGGCGGCTGTGCTCGGAGTAG
- a CDS encoding IS30 family transposase, with protein MVSEWRRVRDERQQRFWELVTSGAAFSQACEAVGVDRRQGYRWRRASGGRPPAAPRVVSARYLSLEERLQIADLDLAGASVRSIAAQLGRAPSTISRELRRNRPTPAAGRAKRAKYAPYAAHRRAGLRARRPKPFKLEDARLALAVQDKLCLKWSPAQISAHLAGEHGDEAAMRVSHETIYQALFVQGRGQLRTELHRHLRTGRAWRRPQGFSGPTRAKISGMVSISERPAEAADRAVPGHWEGDLIMGTGCRSAIGTLVERQTRFCLLIHLPDGHGAETVRDRLVAAITTLPEQLRRSLTWDQGTELAQHQAITLATDMAIYFCDPHSPWQRGSNENTNGLLRQYFPKSTDLSVHNAEHLEAVAAELNGRPRQTLGFITPAQAMQRLLSDPEKPVVATTA; from the coding sequence GTGGTTTCGGAATGGCGGCGGGTTCGGGATGAGCGGCAGCAGCGGTTCTGGGAGCTGGTGACTTCGGGGGCTGCCTTCTCGCAGGCCTGTGAGGCTGTCGGCGTGGATCGGCGGCAGGGATATCGGTGGCGGCGTGCCTCGGGCGGTCGACCGCCGGCGGCGCCACGGGTGGTGTCGGCGAGGTATCTGTCGCTGGAGGAGCGGCTGCAGATCGCCGACCTGGATCTGGCCGGGGCGTCGGTGCGCTCGATCGCCGCTCAGCTCGGTCGCGCGCCGTCGACGATCAGTCGCGAGCTGCGCCGCAACAGGCCCACGCCGGCGGCCGGGCGGGCAAAGCGGGCGAAGTACGCCCCGTACGCAGCGCACAGACGCGCCGGGCTGCGGGCGCGGCGGCCCAAGCCGTTCAAGCTGGAGGACGCACGGCTGGCGCTGGCGGTGCAGGACAAGCTGTGCCTGAAGTGGAGCCCGGCCCAGATCAGCGCGCACCTGGCCGGCGAGCATGGCGACGAGGCGGCGATGCGGGTGAGTCACGAGACCATCTATCAGGCGCTGTTCGTGCAGGGCCGCGGCCAGCTGCGCACCGAGTTGCACCGGCATCTGCGCACCGGTCGGGCCTGGCGCCGGCCGCAGGGGTTCTCCGGCCCGACCAGGGCGAAGATCTCCGGGATGGTCTCGATCAGCGAACGGCCGGCCGAAGCCGCCGACCGGGCGGTGCCCGGGCACTGGGAAGGCGACCTGATCATGGGCACCGGCTGCAGGTCGGCGATCGGCACCCTGGTCGAACGCCAGACCCGCTTCTGCCTGCTCATCCACCTGCCCGACGGGCACGGCGCCGAGACCGTCCGCGACCGGCTGGTCGCCGCGATCACGACCCTGCCCGAGCAGCTGCGCCGCTCGCTGACCTGGGACCAGGGCACGGAACTGGCCCAGCACCAGGCCATCACCCTCGCCACCGACATGGCGATCTACTTCTGCGATCCACATTCACCCTGGCAGCGCGGCAGCAACGAGAACACCAACGGCCTACTGCGCCAGTACTTCCCCAAGAGCACCGACCTCTCAGTACACAACGCTGAACACCTCGAGGCCGTCGCTGCTGAACTCAACGGCAGACCCCGCCAGACCCTCGGATTCATCACCCCCGCCCAAGCAATGCAGCGGCTACTGTCCGACCCCGAAAAGCCAGTCGTTGCGACGACCGCTTGA
- a CDS encoding DNRLRE domain-containing protein yields the protein MGVLLAGVLVSGVLQATPAQAAPSDTSLPSSPVERVSDDPVPVPSGPVPDTTPSTDPVIPSDVEVTRTPEQQQAFDDYRAKSAALDEAEETGKAVEITASTTETSISHAQPDGTVTVETSAGPVRTEVDGDWVPVDTTLEFTADGVQPKAITGDITFSDGDAGAPMAALGDGEEISVQLGWDGDLPRPVLEEDTATYRNVLPAVDLVLTATRQGFTQHLVVNQLPDAATLAALSTLEFPLSSDGATVSEAPGGHLEVREGTDVVGTANAPLMWDARTDPHTGDPAVTAPVGLDLAPPTAADTEATVVLTPPQAFLTDPATVYPVTIDPTQTLGLLGDTFVQNNIANTPQGGSTELRVGSPNGGGQVDRSLLLFDVAPAMNKFVQSAQLSLFENYSYSCTARWVDIRDADWFDPNTVTWNNQPGIGGIVANANVALGYSAGCPANWVNFNMTNWLGQYADERTAYYGPQMSLAVMAGSETDSLAWKKFNSGNAGGNVPTLTFSYDGNCDQWNGLAVCGDIRAKYCPAPGSVEARN from the coding sequence TTGGGTGTCCTGCTGGCCGGTGTGCTGGTCAGCGGTGTGCTGCAGGCGACGCCGGCGCAGGCGGCCCCGTCGGACACCTCGCTGCCGTCGTCGCCGGTGGAGCGGGTCTCCGATGACCCGGTCCCGGTGCCGTCAGGTCCGGTGCCGGACACGACGCCGTCGACGGACCCGGTCATCCCGTCGGACGTTGAGGTCACCCGGACACCCGAGCAGCAACAGGCGTTCGATGACTACCGAGCAAAGTCAGCCGCCCTGGACGAAGCGGAGGAGACCGGCAAGGCGGTGGAGATCACCGCGTCGACGACAGAGACGTCGATCAGCCACGCCCAGCCCGATGGCACGGTCACGGTCGAGACGTCGGCGGGGCCGGTGCGCACCGAGGTGGACGGCGACTGGGTGCCGGTCGACACCACCCTGGAGTTCACCGCCGACGGGGTGCAGCCCAAGGCGATCACCGGAGACATCACCTTCTCCGACGGTGATGCAGGCGCTCCGATGGCGGCGCTCGGAGACGGTGAGGAGATCTCGGTCCAGCTGGGCTGGGACGGCGACCTGCCCCGGCCGGTGCTCGAGGAAGACACCGCGACCTACCGCAACGTGCTGCCGGCCGTCGACCTGGTGCTGACCGCGACCCGGCAAGGGTTCACCCAGCACCTGGTGGTCAACCAGCTGCCCGACGCCGCCACCCTGGCTGCGCTGAGCACGCTGGAGTTCCCGCTGAGCAGCGACGGGGCCACGGTCAGCGAAGCCCCCGGAGGGCACCTGGAGGTCCGCGAAGGCACCGACGTGGTCGGGACAGCCAACGCACCCTTGATGTGGGACGCGCGGACCGACCCGCACACCGGCGACCCCGCGGTCACCGCACCGGTCGGCCTAGACCTCGCGCCCCCCACAGCCGCCGACACCGAGGCGACAGTGGTGCTCACCCCGCCGCAGGCCTTTCTGACCGACCCGGCCACCGTCTACCCGGTCACCATCGACCCGACGCAGACCCTTGGCCTGCTCGGGGACACATTCGTGCAGAACAACATCGCCAACACCCCGCAGGGCGGCAGCACGGAGCTCCGCGTCGGCTCCCCCAACGGCGGCGGCCAGGTGGACCGCTCACTGCTGCTGTTCGACGTGGCCCCTGCGATGAACAAGTTCGTGCAGTCAGCGCAGCTGTCACTGTTTGAGAACTACTCCTACTCCTGCACCGCCCGCTGGGTGGACATCCGGGACGCCGACTGGTTCGACCCGAACACCGTCACCTGGAACAACCAGCCAGGGATCGGCGGCATCGTCGCCAACGCCAACGTCGCCCTCGGCTACAGCGCCGGCTGCCCCGCGAACTGGGTCAACTTCAACATGACCAACTGGCTGGGCCAGTACGCCGATGAGCGCACCGCCTACTACGGCCCGCAGATGTCCCTCGCCGTGATGGCCGGAAGCGAGACCGACAGCCTGGCCTGGAAGAAGTTCAACTCCGGCAACGCCGGCGGCAACGTGCCCACCCTGACGTTCTCCTACGACGGCAACTGCGACCAGTGGAACGGTCTCGCCGTCTGCGGCGACATCCGGGCCAAGTACTGTCCCGCCCCGGGTTCAGTGGAGGCTCGGAACTGA
- a CDS encoding IS3 family transposase (programmed frameshift), translated as MAAPRKYPDELRERATRLAVEARRDPATRTGALKRIGAQLGINAETLRNWVIQAEIDEGHRPGTTTDDATRLAELEREVRELRRANAILKSASGFLRGGARPPLPLIVAYIDQHKLEHGVEPICAVLTEAGAKIAPSTYYAHRTRPPSARSVTDAATTEVIEQVHADNYGVYGARKVHAEVRRQGHPVARCTVERLMRAAGLRGITRAKGPRTTVPGAAPDTRPDLVERAFTATGPDQLWVADITYCRTFSGWVYAAFVIDVFSRRVVGWQLSRSLRTDLALDALEMGIWTRRRAGHDVTGLVHHSDKGVQYVAVRYTQRLAEAGAVASVGSTGDSYDNALAEAFNSLFKAELVRNRGPWKGIDDLEIAVAEYIDWFNHRRLHGEIGLVPPAEHEDDFYRHNTAATTVAASVPSLH; from the exons ATGGCGGCACCGAGGAAGTACCCCGACGAGCTGCGTGAGCGGGCGACCCGGCTGGCGGTCGAGGCGCGGCGTGACCCGGCGACCCGGACCGGGGCGTTGAAGCGGATCGGCGCGCAGTTGGGCATCAACGCCGAGACGCTGCGCAACTGGGTGATCCAGGCCGAGATCGACGAGGGCCACCGACCGGGCACCACGACCGATGACGCCACCCGGCTGGCCGAGCTCGAGCGTGAGGTCCGCGAGCTTCGTCGAGCGAATGCGATCTTGAAGAGCGCGTCGG GCTTTCTTCGCGGCGGAGCTCGACCGCCCCTCCCGCTGATCGTCGCCTACATCGATCAGCACAAGCTCGAACACGGGGTCGAGCCGATCTGCGCGGTCCTCACCGAGGCCGGCGCGAAGATCGCCCCGAGCACCTACTACGCACACCGCACCCGCCCGCCGTCGGCGCGATCGGTCACCGACGCAGCAACCACCGAGGTCATCGAGCAGGTGCATGCCGACAACTACGGGGTCTATGGCGCCCGCAAGGTGCATGCCGAAGTGCGCCGGCAGGGCCACCCGGTGGCCCGCTGCACCGTCGAACGGCTGATGCGCGCCGCCGGCCTGCGCGGCATCACGCGGGCGAAAGGCCCGCGCACCACCGTGCCCGGCGCGGCCCCGGACACCCGCCCGGACCTGGTGGAACGGGCGTTCACCGCGACCGGCCCGGACCAGCTGTGGGTCGCCGACATCACCTACTGCCGGACCTTCTCCGGCTGGGTCTACGCCGCCTTCGTCATCGACGTGTTCTCCCGCCGGGTGGTCGGCTGGCAGCTGTCCCGCTCGCTGCGCACCGACCTCGCCCTGGACGCCCTGGAGATGGGCATCTGGACCCGCCGGCGCGCCGGCCACGACGTGACCGGGCTGGTCCACCACTCGGACAAGGGCGTCCAGTACGTCGCCGTGCGCTACACCCAGCGCCTCGCCGAGGCCGGCGCGGTCGCCTCCGTCGGCTCCACCGGCGACTCCTACGACAACGCCCTGGCCGAGGCGTTCAACTCCCTCTTCAAGGCCGAGCTGGTCCGCAACCGCGGGCCCTGGAAGGGCATCGACGACCTCGAGATCGCCGTCGCCGAGTACATCGACTGGTTCAACCACCGACGGCTGCACGGTGAGATCGGGCTGGTCCCGCCGGCCGAGCACGAAGACGACTTCTACCGGCACAACACCGCGGCGACTACCGTCGCCGCGTCAGTTCCGAGCCTCCACTGA